Below is a genomic region from Rhodococcus sp. WMMA185.
CGCGGTCATCGGAGGGGTGAGCCTGTTCGGCGGGCGCGGGTCGGTGTGGGCGGCGCTCCTCGGCGCAGTGGTCATCGGCTCGATCTCCAACGGCATGGACCTGCTCGCGCTGGATTCCTCGGTGAAGTTCATGGTCACCGGCGCTGTTCTGGTCACGGCGGTGTCCTTCGACGCGATCACCCGAGGTCGCCGAAGGGCGCACGGCCGCCTCTGAGTGCGGGTGAGGTGCAGGTTGCCGAACACAGCGGACACCTCCTTGGTGTTGCCGCGCAGTGGTTCGCGTTCGCGACACTGCGCGGCAATACCTTTCGAGACCACAAAGAGACGACTCCATCGAGCAGCATTGCAGTGACACAAACGCGAAAAGGGAAATTGTCCACCGCCCGACTGCCTCCCACCCTCGCGTGACTACTGTGTTCCTGGTGCAGGACAAACTTGTGTGGATCGACTGTGAAATGACCGGCCTTCGGCTCGGTTCCGACAAGCTGATCGAGATCGCGGCTCTGGTCACGGACAGCGAACTGAATGTGCTCGGTGATGGTGTCGACATCGTCATCCATGCCGACGACGAAGCTCTCGCCTCCATGCCCGACGTCGTGGCCAAGATGCACGAGAATTCTGGACTGACCGAAGAGGTTCGGAAGTCCACCGTCACCCTCGCCGAGGCCGAGCAGCAGGTGCTCGCCTATATCCGCAAGCACGTTCCGGTGGCGGGCACCGCTCCCCTGGCCGGAAACTCGATCGCGACCGACCGCGGGTTCATCACGCGTGACATGCCCGACCTCGACACCTATCTGCACTACCGCATGATCGATGTCAGCTCCATCAAGGAACTGTGCCGCCGCTGGTACCCGCGAATCTACTTCGGTCAGCCCGAGAAGGGTCTTGCCCATCGCGCTTTGGCCGATATCCAAGAGTCGATCCGCGAGTTGAAGTACTATCGGAAGACCGCTTTCGTAACCGATCCAGGCCCGTCTACCAGTGATATTGCTGCTGTCGTGGAGGAACTCGGGCCCGCCTGAGATATCGATTGGCTTCTCGGGCACCGGACACGCTAGTATCTTCCTCGCCGAAGGTACTGCCCCCGGGCGGTGTCGCAAGCGCATGGTGAGTGTAGTTCAGTTGGTAGAGCACCAGGTTGTGATCCTGGCTGTCGCGGGTTCGAGTCCCGTCACTCACCCCAACGAAGAAGCACCGCCCCACCTGCGAGAATGCAGGTGGGGCGGTGTGGTTTCCATACCCCGAAACGAGCAAGATCTCCCCGGTAGGGCACTGCGGGGTAGCACGAGGCTTGATGTGCGAGGATTGGCCGCATGCCGAGCTCTCTGATCGAAGTCCGACGTAGCTACTCCGAAGCGGAAGAGGCGCAGCTCATCGACGCTGTACACGGGGCGTTGGTCGAGGCATTCAAGATTCCAGAGGAAGACAAGCACGTACGCCTGATCTCGTACGCACCGCACCGGTTCAGCCATCGACCGGGTCTCTCGCAACCAGAGTGCTTCACCCTCGTGTCGATAGATTGCTTCACTGGGCGCTCGAAAGATGCCAAGCGCGCACTCTATGCAGCTGTTGTGGCCCGGCTATCCGATCTGGGGATTCCCCGCGATCACATAACGGTCCTTCTCCGCGAGATTCCAATGGAGAACTGGAGCATTCGCGGAGGGCAGGCTGCCTGCGATGTCAACCTTGGCTTCGACGTTAACGTCTAACCGCGTACTCCCGGCCTCCGGAGTGTCGAAATCCCTTGCGATGACCGAGGTTCGAGTCCCGCCACTATTGCAACCGGGTCCGAGGCCCACGTAGTCGGTTGTCACCGCCCCGCTCACGCGTCGGCGTTACCGGCCTTCCACCCTGACAGGGTCGGAGCGGAGAGCCCTATGCGGCCAGCTGATCAGACCTTCCGCACCAGCCCATTGGCCGCTGCAAGGGCCATTCGGACTGGTCGGTAGCTATAGCCGCCCGTGGCCAGACCTCTTCAGGTAGCCAGATAGCGGGTCGAGGCCACCACCCAGCCTGATCTACAGCAGCAACACTCAACGTAGATCGCATCGTGGTGGCGATGTCAGACGCCATCGGTAGCTTCCGAGCATGAACGCTCATCCCATCGAGTGGGGCGAACTCGTCCCAATCCTTGCCGCGCTGACCGTCCTACAGATTGCACTAGTGTCCGTTTCGAAATTGATTGCGCTGTCGGACCTGTTCAAGGTCAAGCGATTCGGGCACTACTCCGAAGCAGCCGCAACATTCAGCTACTGCACGTCGTCCCTGGCCGCTATCACCGTTTGGTGGAGTGGTGATCCCATGACACCGATCCAACCCGCCGACCGCCGACATGTCACGGTTGAATGGCTCCAAGTGTCCACAGTCATCTACGTCACATTGCTGGTGTTCCTCGTAATGTTTCTGCTCCCATTGCATTGGTTTCGTTGGCGCATCTTCACTGTCTACTTCGGTGGATTGGCAATTGCGATCCTGGCCCTTGCAATAGCAATCTTCGTCACCCCGGAAGCCGTGTGGGCCACCTACACCGCAGTCGCCATCACCGTCATTTGGGTGTGCTACTTTCTCGCCTGGGGCATTCGCCACCTCAACTTCATAGTGGGGCGCGACGCGTTCGCCTCACATATCCGCCGCCGCTTCGTTAGATGGCTCAACCGCAAACCGGTCGTGCAGGTGCGAGAACTCAGCGGGTCTTCAACACAAGCGCGCAATCAAGAGGTGCTCATGCAACGAACGATGAAACGCCGTCGTTGATTGCGCCCTCACACGTCGGCGTTACCGGCCTTCCAGACCTCCCACGGAACGTTCCAGTCACCGAGGCCGTCAGTCCCCGACAACGTGCCGCCCACCGTGTTCTTGACGATCACGATGTCGCCGCGCTTCGTATTGTCGTACACCCACTTGGCGTTGGCAGGGCTGAGGTTCAGGCAGCCGTGGCTCACGTTCGTGTAGCCCTGCTGCGCCAACGACCACGGTGCCGAGTGGAAGAAGATGCCGCTGTAGGACATTCGAGTGGCCCAGTCGACCGGAGTCCTGTACCCATCGGCGGAGTTGACCGGCACACCGTAGGTCGAAGAATCCATGACGAGATGCGAATAGCGCTCTGCGATGATGTAGACGCCGTTGTCTGTCGGTGCGGCGTCCTTCCCCATCGACGTGGGCATCGTCATGATCACTTCGCCGTTGCGCTCGAAAGTCACCTGCTTGGTGTTGTCGTCCGCCGTGGCGACTACGGCGTCACCGATCGTGAATGCCGTGTGACCGTCCTCTTGACCGAACAGGCCGTCACCGAAATCCTGACCGAACGCTGCGACCTCGACCTCCACGGTGGTTCCGGGGGTCCAGAAGTGCTCGGGCCGCCAGCGCACCTCACGTTTGTTCACCCAGTAGAACGCGCCCTCGACCGGTGGATTCGTCGTCACCGTGATGGCAGCCTCAGCAGCCTCCCGGTCGGGAATGTCCTCGTCGAACTGCACGGCGACGGGCTGGCCGATGCCAACCACCTCACCCTCCCACGGCAGCACATACGGTTTGGTGACGTTGCCCGGTGCGCTGGTGGTGAACTCGGATGTTGATGTCGTGGCGCCACCCAGGCCTTTCGCGGCCACCTCCAGCCGGTACTTCCTGTCATAGCCCAGCGGCTCCGTGTTCGACCAGGACAACCCGCCAGGAGCTATCGCACCGTCGACCGGTTCGCCGTCGGGGTTGATCATGGTGACCTGTGCCAGCGTGCCATCGGACACTGTCACGCTGACGGGCTCCGCAGGCGAGACGCCCACGACCCCGTCAGTAGCCGACAGCGTTATCTTCGGCTTGATGAGTTCGGTGACCGGATTGGAGTCGATCGGCGCCTCGCCTTCCGACGTGACGCTGCCCGTACTCGATACGGTGCATCCTGCGATCGACAGTGCGAGTACGAGCGATGTCGCCACAATCGTTGCCGGCTTCGAGACCGAATTCACCGCCTGCGCGTGCCATTGTCCAACGCCCATAGAACACCCCGTTCACGTCCTTACTCCGAGATCACGCTTACGTCGTCGATTCCTTTGCCATTGCCGATGGAGCCGGTTCGTCGAGACCGCGTGGTTCCTTATGATGCCAGGCCGCCGGAAGCCGATTCCAAGTAAGCGATGCACAGCCCAGTAACGTTCGAATATCAATCGTGACCAGCAGTACTGGTGTACCCGGATGGGATGGATCCATCCGCAAGACGAACTTACGACCAGGCGATTTGCATTCCCGAGAAGCGAACCGCTAGTGTTCTGTCTCGCAAGAGCGAGCGCCTATAGCTCAGCTGGTAGAGCAAGTGACTCTTAATCACTGGGTCCGGGGTTCGAGTCCCTGTGGGCGCACTTGCAACAAGACCCCCATCTTCTCGCGAAGATGGGGGTCTTTCTCTCTTTCGCACCATCGCGCCACCGGTGAATGGTCACGCGGGCGCAAACAGCCCGTCGAGGTGTGAAATTTCCGCGAACTTCGCACCCCGACGGCGGGGTGAAGACCGTTCAGCGCAGCACTTTGCGAAGCAGCACCAGTCCCACCACGGCACCAGCGGCAATCAGTCCGTACTTGACTGCCGGCTCGTTCAGCTTCGAGATCAGAGTCCGCTTCGTGTTCTCCACGAGAACCTTCGGATTGGTGCGGACCGCCAACTCGTCGAGAGTGCTTGCGAGCTCATTACGTGCTTGTTCGATCTCACGCTCGATGCTCTCGGTGTCCCTGGGCACGTGTCCTCCAACTTGTTCGACTTTTCGATCAGCGAGAGCGACGCTACCGCGACGGTCCCACACTTGGGTCAACCGTAGACGAGACCGGAGGACCTGCGGCAACGTCTCCCCCAATCGCGCTCCGGCCGCGTCCACCCCTTCCCGGTAACCTGACTTCTCGTGACCGACAACAGCAGACTCGCCCCCGGAGACCTGGCCCCCGACTTCACATTGCCCGACGCCGATGGCAACGACGTCTCACTCACCGACTACCGCGGACGCAAGGTCGTCGTGTACTTCTACCCCGCAGCCGGTACGCCGGGTTGCACCAAGCAGGCGTGCGACTTCCGCGACAACCTCGCCGAGTTGAACGGCGCAGGCCTGGACGTGATCGGAATCTCCCCGGACAAGCCCGCAAAGCTGGCGAAGTTTCGCGACACCGAGGAACTGACCTTTCCGCTGCTCTCCGATCCCGAGAAGGCCACCCTCTCAGCCTGGGGCGCGTTCGGCGAGAAGAAGATGTACGGCAAGACCGTTCAGGGCGTCATCCGCTCCACCTTCCTCGTCGACGAGAAAGGGAAGATCGAGGTCGCCCAGTACAACGTCCGCGCCACCGGCCATGTCGCGAAATTGCGTCGGGATCTGTCCGTCTGATCAGCGACGCCGGCACGCCCCTGCACGAGGATGATCAGGACTCGGCAGCCTCGTGAAGTTCGACCACGAGCTGGTCTACTCGGGCTGCTATGTCGTCGCGGACCAAGCGCATCCGTTCGATGCCTTCGATGCCGCGTTCGGACGGCTCGTCCGTGTCCCAGCACTCGAACCGAGTGCCGGGCACGGGTTCGACGTGCGCCTCACGGCCGAGCGTGACCACCCGATCGATATCGCGGATCATCCCCGAATCGATCAGTGTCGGGATTTCACCGGAGATGTCGATGCCGAACTCCTGCAGCACCTGCGCCGACAGTGCATTGACCGCGGCCCCAGGCTGGGTGCCGGCCGAGTAGACGTCGACGGTGTCACCGGCAGCCTTGCGCATCAGTCCAGCCGCCATCTGCGACTTTCCGCCATTCTTGACACACACGAACAGCACGGAAGGTTTCGTCATCGGTCTTTCCTATCTGGATCGGTGAGTAGGGAGGTCAGCCCTTCTTCAGTCACGGGCGAAGCGTTTGCGTAGCGCCAAAGACACGTAGACCAGGCCGACCAGAACTGGAACCTCGATCAGTGGGCCGACCACCCCAGCGAGCGCCTGCCCGGAGGTGGCGCCGTAGGTGGCGATCGCGACCGCAATGGCGAGTTCGAAGTTGTTGCCCGCGGCGGTGAACGCCAACGTGGTAGTTCGCGCGTATCCGAGCCCCATCGCGACACCGAGGAGGTACCCGCCGCCCCACATGACCGCGAAGTACACAAGTAGCGGGATGGCGATCCGGACGACGTCCCAGGGTCGGGACGCAATCTGCTCACCCTGCAGCGCAAAGAGAACAACGATTGTGAAGAGCAGCCCGTACAGCGCCCAGGGCCCGATTCTGGGAACGAACTTCGACTCGTACCAGATTCTGCCCTTGGCTTTTTCGCCGTAGCGGCGGGTCAGGTAACCGGCGAGCAGTGGGATGCCAAGGAAGACGACCACCGACTTCGCGATTTGCCACGGCGAGGCCTCGATGGTGGTCTGCTCGAGGCCGAGCCACCCCGGCAGGATCGACAGGTAGAACCAACCGAGACCCGCGAACATGATCACCTGGAAGATCGAGTTCAAGGCAACGAGAACAGCGGCTGCCTCGCGATCTCCGCAGGCCAGGTCATTCCAGATGATCACCATCGCGATACACCGGGCGAGGCCGACGATGATCAGGCCTGTGCGGTACTCGGGTAGATCCGGCAGCAGCAGCCAGGCCAGGGCGAACATCAGCGCCGGACCGAGAACCCAATTGAGCAGCAACGACCCGATCAGTAGTTTGCGGTCGCCTGTGACGGTGCCCAGGCGGTCGTAGCGCACCTTCGCCAGCACCGGGTACATCATGATCAGCAGGCCGAGGGCGATCGGCAGCGAGATGCCATCGACTTCCACGGCACTGAGGGCATCGTCGAGTTCCGGGATCATCCCGCCCAGGAGCAGGCCGGCGACCATTGCAGCGCCGATCCAGACCGGCAGGAACCGGTCGAGGGTGGTGAGTTTACCGAGAACGGGGGCGTGTTCGGTGGTGATGACCTCGCTCATGCCGACCCCTCGGCACACACCTCGGACGGCACAACCGGGCCACTCTCGGTACGAAGCACCGCGCAGAGTCGCTGCAGAGCCGAGGGGATCACCCAGTAGTACACCCACGTTCCCCGGCGTTCGCAGTCCAGCAATCCGGCCTCCCGAAGCACCTTCAAGTGGTGCGAAATCGTCGGCTGTGACAGGTCGAACGACTCGGAAATGTCACACACGCAGGCTTCGCCTCCGGCATGGCTCGCGACGAGGCTCAACAACCGCAGTCGCACCGGGTCTCCGAGCGCCTTGAACATGTGCGCGAGATCACCGGCGGAGCCCCCGGTCAGCGGCTCCTTCACCAAAGGTGAGCAGCAAGCGCCAACCTCCGGGCTATCCTGATTCGACATTCGTCTATATTGACAGATATCGAATCGAAGTGCGACCCCGACCGTCGGTGAATCGATCGATGTACGACCCGCGGCGCCGAGGGGAACTTCGGAATCTACGACGAAAGACAGATAGCCTGGGGCGGTGGAGCCTTCAACCAGCAAGCAAACGCCTCGCCGTGTGGACCCTGCGTTGGAGTTGCAATCAGACCCGCAGGAGTTGATGCCCCGCAAACGTCCGATCCAGGAACGGAGTCGCCGCAAGTTCGACGCATTACTCGCCGCGTCGCGGGAGTTGCTGGTAGACGTCGGATTCGAATCGTTCACCTGTGAAGAGGTCGCGGCCCGCGCCGAAGTTCCGATCGGCACGCTCTACCAGTTCTTCGCGAACAAGTACGTGATCGTATGTGAACTCAACAGGCAGGACCTCGTCGGCGTCCAGCACGAGATAGCACAGTTCGACGGAGAGGTCCCGTCTCTGGATTGGCTGCGGTTCCTCAATTCCTTCGTCGACCATCTCGCGGGCCTGTGGACCTCCGACCCTTCGAGGCGAGAAGTGTGGCTGGCGATGCAGTCGACGCCCTCGACCCGAGCCACGGGGGCACTCCACGAAAAGGAATTCGCGGAGCAGATCTCCCGGATGCTTGCACCACTCACCCCTCATACGCCGCGCGAGCGCCGCAAGATGATGGCGGAAGTCCTGGTCCACGTCGTGTACTCGATGCTCAATTTCTCGGTACAGGACAATCAGAGCCACGCGGACGCCGTTGCCGAACTCAAACGGCTGATGGTGGCCTACCTATTGGTCGCCGAGAAGGAATCGCGATCATCGGCACCGAAGTCGGAGGTCTCCTCAGGGTGACTCGATGACGGCGAACGCGCCGGCCATGTCTCCGTCGTGAGTAAGGGATATGTGGATCCTCGCGTCCATCAGATACTCGGCGACATCTCCGCGTAGGCGGATACCGGGTCGCCCCCATGCGTCGGTCACCACCTCGATCAAGTGGTGAACCATTTCCGGCAGCACCGGTGGGCTGGCGAAGTGGGAAGTGGACCAAGCCTTGATCACTGCCTCCTTCGCAGCCCACCGGGCGGCGAAATGCCTTGCCGGATCAGAACTCCGGGTCGCGGCGTCGCGACGCTCGCCCGGTGTGAAGTTGTCGAGCATGGCCGTCCCCGGCCGGTCCATCTGCTCGGCGAACTCCGACACCGTCACGAGGTCGAACCCGATCCCCAGAACTCCCATCATGATTCCTACGCTCGACGTTCCTACTTGCAGCCGGGCAGACCCGAGCCGTACACGCCGTCCGCTCCCAGCCGAGCCGCCTCGGTGAGCAGCACGTCCGCCTCGAGCTGGCGTGCTGCCGCAGCCGGGACGCCGTCGCCACCGAAGCGGCGATCGGCGGGACGCTCGTAAAGGCCGGCGCCCCCGCACATCGCGCGGGCCAGACGACGCTGACCCTCGACGGTTCGCCTGCGAGCCTGATCGAGGTACGCCTCTCGCCTGTCAGCCGGGATCGACTCGACGAAAGCCTGCGCGTGTACCACCGCGATCATGCCGGATACATGCCCGAACCCAAGGCTGGTCAACAGACCGGCCCGCAGCGGGAACTGCTCGCCGAAGCGCAGCGGCTCCTGAGCCCATACAAGGTGGTCGAACTCGGACATCTTCTCGTCCACACAGTCGAGGCTGCGGTTCGGCGGGACGATGCCCTGGGAGAGCACCTGGCAGAGACCGATCAGCTGGAACGCGGCGGCACCACCCTTGGCGTGCCCGGTGAGGCTCTTCTGCGAGACGACGAACAGCGGCGCACCATCGCTGCGGCCGAGTGCCCCGGCGAGACGTTCGTGTAGCTCCGCCTCGTTGGGATCGTTGGCCGCCGTGGAGGTGTCGTGCTTGGAGATCACCGAGATGTCGTCCGCGCTCACACCCAGTGAGCCGAGCGACTGGGCGAGCCTGGAGTCCACTCCCCCACGGCCCGCACCGAGCGCACCGATGCCGGGGGCCGGGATCGACGTGTGAACTCCGTCCGCGAACGAGCCGGCGTAGGCGACCACGCCGAGAACGGGCAGGCCCATCTCGAGCGCAAGGTCACCACGCGCCAGCAGGATCGTGCCGCCGCCCTGGGACTCGACGAACCCGCCACGCCGGCGGTCGTTGGCCCGCGAGAATCGACGGTCGTCGATGCCCTTGGCCCGCATGTCATCGGTCTTGGCCGTCGCGGACATGTCACCGAATCCGACAATGCCCTCGATGTCGAGATCGTCGAATCCACCTGCGACCGCGAACTGCGCCTTTCCGAGCTTGATCTTGTCGACGCCCTCTTCCACGGAGACCGCGGCCGTGGCACATGCCGCAACCGGGTGGACCATGGCACCGTAACCGCCGACATACGACTGAACAACATGCGCCGCAATCACATTCGGTAGCGCTTCCTGCAGGATGTCGTTCGGCCGGCTCTCACCGAGCAGCGTGTCGATATACAGCGAGCGCATCGAGGTCATGCCGCCCATACCGGTGCCCTGGGTGTTGGCGACCAGTGAGGGGTGCACCCACCGCAGCAGTTCGCTGGGCGTGAACCCTCCGGTGAGGAACGCGTCCACCGTGGCGACGATGTTCCACAGGCCCACCCGGTCGACGGAGTCGGCCATGTCGGCCGGGATACCCCACTTGGTGACGTCGAATCCGGTCGGAACCTGACCGCCCACGCTCCGGGTGAGTTTCATCCGGCGCGGCACGCGGATCTCGGTGCCCGCACGACGGGTGACCTGCCAGTCACCGCTGTCGGGCACCTGGGTCGCGACCGTGTTCTCCGGGTCTGCCGAGGTGAAGCTCATGGCCTCGGCCTCGCTGCCGACAACGAAGGTCAGATCCTTGTCGAGGAACACCGACGTCAACAAGGGCGCGGTGTTCTCGACCATCGCACCGTCGTCTTCGTATCGGCGGATACCGCAGCGCTCGACGACCGTGTCGTGGTAGCGATCCGCAATCTCCGCCTCCGGAACCAGTTCACCACTCTCGGCGTCGTACCAACCCGGAGACGGTGTGGTCTCCCACACGACCAGTCCGGTGTTCCAGGCGAGTTCGAGAACGCCCGCGGCCGACAACTCTTCGTCGACCTCCATCTCGAAGCGAGTGCGTGCGGAACCGAACGGCCCGAGTTCACCGGCACCGACGATGACGACGAGGTCCTCGGGGGCCGCGGTGACGCTCGGCCACTGCGTGGTTACCGGCTCGGTGATCCGCGGCGGCGCCGGCAGGGCCGCGATCGTGTCGCGCTCGGCGGCATCACCGGTGGCGGCATCGGCTGCCTCCGCCGATTCCTGTGCTTGCTTCGCCAGGGCAGGCAAGTCCAGTTTCACCTCGGCGAGTCCGCCGGTCAGGTCGGCCCCCACCGGCTCGGTGGCGGCGAGGCGACGTGTCTCGGGCTTGCACCACCGCAGCAGTTCGGTGGCCATTTCCTTGGTGGACCACGTACGCACCCCGGCACTTTCGACTGCCTCGACCAGTGGGTCGTTGCCGCCCATCAGGCCGGTGCCGCGAACCCAACCGATAAGCGCGTGCACCAGCGTGACGCGATCGGCCCAGTTCCGCTCCGCCTTCCAGCGCGCGACGATCGCATCGAGCGCTGCCTTGGCCTCGCCGTATGCACCGTCGCCACCGAACAGACCGCGATTGGGGGAACCGGGCAACACCACGTGCAGGTGGGTGTCGACGTCCCTGTCGTAACCGATCTTGCCCAGTCCACCGATCAGGCGTTCCACCGACCACAGGAGTACACGCATCTCCATTTCGGCGCGGGCACCCGCGTCGGCCAGATCGCCCGCCACGCGGGGTGCGGCGAACGGGAACAGGAGCGTCGGGGTGACGACTTCCTTGACGAGCTTCTTCGATCCACCAGCGGTCTCGTACTGGGCCTCGCCGATCCACTCGATGAGCGAATCGATATCGGTGTAGGAGGCCATGTTTGCCGGGACCACCCAGAGGGCGGCGCCGCCACGAGCGTTGGTGCGGTAGAGATCGCGGTAGAAACGCAAACGCTCGTCGTCGAGACGTGACGTGGTCACGAAGACGGTGGCGCCTCCCGCTAGAAGCTTGCCCGCGACCGCGGCCGCGATGGAACCCTTGCTGGCTCCGGTGATGACGGCGATCTCGTCTGCCCATTCGCTCGTCTCGCCGACATCGGCAACCGCCACTTCCGCGATGCGCCCGTACTCCTCGGCGAGTGCTGCGCGGCCCTCTTCGGCCGCCCGGGACTGCCACCACTTGGCATGCGTGGCAACAGATTTTCCTGCACCGGCAAAGCTCTCAGCGCTGACGGGCGCAGAGCCTGCCGCAGCGGCGTCCCCTTCACTCGACCGAATCCACATGCGAGCCAGATCTTCACGCGTGCTGGCCCAACGGTCGTCGAGGAGGACAGCCCTGGCACCGTCGAACGCGGGAGCAACCAGACGCGGCCAGTCGGAACCGAGTTCCGCGGACACGAGGTCGATCAACTCGGTGTCGGTGGGTTGCAACTGCGTTGCCGTGTCGTCGGCGAGACCGAGTTGCTCGAGCACCAGCCGGGCCGCCGAAGCCAACACTCCATCGCGGC
It encodes:
- the orn gene encoding oligoribonuclease, which codes for MQDKLVWIDCEMTGLRLGSDKLIEIAALVTDSELNVLGDGVDIVIHADDEALASMPDVVAKMHENSGLTEEVRKSTVTLAEAEQQVLAYIRKHVPVAGTAPLAGNSIATDRGFITRDMPDLDTYLHYRMIDVSSIKELCRRWYPRIYFGQPEKGLAHRALADIQESIRELKYYRKTAFVTDPGPSTSDIAAVVEELGPA
- a CDS encoding tautomerase family protein — encoded protein: MPSSLIEVRRSYSEAEEAQLIDAVHGALVEAFKIPEEDKHVRLISYAPHRFSHRPGLSQPECFTLVSIDCFTGRSKDAKRALYAAVVARLSDLGIPRDHITVLLREIPMENWSIRGGQAACDVNLGFDVNV
- a CDS encoding L,D-transpeptidase, giving the protein MGVGQWHAQAVNSVSKPATIVATSLVLALSIAGCTVSSTGSVTSEGEAPIDSNPVTELIKPKITLSATDGVVGVSPAEPVSVTVSDGTLAQVTMINPDGEPVDGAIAPGGLSWSNTEPLGYDRKYRLEVAAKGLGGATTSTSEFTTSAPGNVTKPYVLPWEGEVVGIGQPVAVQFDEDIPDREAAEAAITVTTNPPVEGAFYWVNKREVRWRPEHFWTPGTTVEVEVAAFGQDFGDGLFGQEDGHTAFTIGDAVVATADDNTKQVTFERNGEVIMTMPTSMGKDAAPTDNGVYIIAERYSHLVMDSSTYGVPVNSADGYRTPVDWATRMSYSGIFFHSAPWSLAQQGYTNVSHGCLNLSPANAKWVYDNTKRGDIVIVKNTVGGTLSGTDGLGDWNVPWEVWKAGNADV
- a CDS encoding DUF3618 domain-containing protein translates to MPRDTESIEREIEQARNELASTLDELAVRTNPKVLVENTKRTLISKLNEPAVKYGLIAAGAVVGLVLLRKVLR
- the bcp gene encoding thioredoxin-dependent thiol peroxidase; translated protein: MTDNSRLAPGDLAPDFTLPDADGNDVSLTDYRGRKVVVYFYPAAGTPGCTKQACDFRDNLAELNGAGLDVIGISPDKPAKLAKFRDTEELTFPLLSDPEKATLSAWGAFGEKKMYGKTVQGVIRSTFLVDEKGKIEVAQYNVRATGHVAKLRRDLSV
- a CDS encoding arsenate-mycothiol transferase ArsC, which codes for MTKPSVLFVCVKNGGKSQMAAGLMRKAAGDTVDVYSAGTQPGAAVNALSAQVLQEFGIDISGEIPTLIDSGMIRDIDRVVTLGREAHVEPVPGTRFECWDTDEPSERGIEGIERMRLVRDDIAARVDQLVVELHEAAES
- the arsB gene encoding ACR3 family arsenite efflux transporter encodes the protein MSEVITTEHAPVLGKLTTLDRFLPVWIGAAMVAGLLLGGMIPELDDALSAVEVDGISLPIALGLLIMMYPVLAKVRYDRLGTVTGDRKLLIGSLLLNWVLGPALMFALAWLLLPDLPEYRTGLIIVGLARCIAMVIIWNDLACGDREAAAVLVALNSIFQVIMFAGLGWFYLSILPGWLGLEQTTIEASPWQIAKSVVVFLGIPLLAGYLTRRYGEKAKGRIWYESKFVPRIGPWALYGLLFTIVVLFALQGEQIASRPWDVVRIAIPLLVYFAVMWGGGYLLGVAMGLGYARTTTLAFTAAGNNFELAIAVAIATYGATSGQALAGVVGPLIEVPVLVGLVYVSLALRKRFARD
- a CDS encoding ArsR/SmtB family transcription factor encodes the protein MSNQDSPEVGACCSPLVKEPLTGGSAGDLAHMFKALGDPVRLRLLSLVASHAGGEACVCDISESFDLSQPTISHHLKVLREAGLLDCERRGTWVYYWVIPSALQRLCAVLRTESGPVVPSEVCAEGSA
- a CDS encoding TetR/AcrR family transcriptional regulator; this translates as MDPALELQSDPQELMPRKRPIQERSRRKFDALLAASRELLVDVGFESFTCEEVAARAEVPIGTLYQFFANKYVIVCELNRQDLVGVQHEIAQFDGEVPSLDWLRFLNSFVDHLAGLWTSDPSRREVWLAMQSTPSTRATGALHEKEFAEQISRMLAPLTPHTPRERRKMMAEVLVHVVYSMLNFSVQDNQSHADAVAELKRLMVAYLLVAEKESRSSAPKSEVSSG
- the acpS gene encoding holo-ACP synthase AcpS, which codes for MGVLGIGFDLVTVSEFAEQMDRPGTAMLDNFTPGERRDAATRSSDPARHFAARWAAKEAVIKAWSTSHFASPPVLPEMVHHLIEVVTDAWGRPGIRLRGDVAEYLMDARIHISLTHDGDMAGAFAVIESP